A DNA window from Bacteroidales bacterium contains the following coding sequences:
- a CDS encoding DUF3164 family protein, translated as METVKFQKVSEKFWTDESGNMVQTRRLTATEKLMEKNSERIYKRSVEINELLKKFKNDIQQWCDEVYQTYVKEKNIDGKVSKGNFTFYNFNRTVKIEVNVNERIEFDELGIQSARQLLEEFLQENVQTQDDVIKQLILDAFSTRNGRLDTKKVLNLIRYRSKIKNDKFLRAIDLLEESIRKPSSKTYFRLYVKDEQGKWNAVELNFSAL; from the coding sequence ATGGAAACAGTAAAATTTCAAAAAGTATCAGAAAAATTTTGGACTGATGAGAGTGGCAATATGGTACAAACCAGACGTTTAACTGCCACCGAAAAACTTATGGAAAAAAACAGCGAACGTATTTACAAGCGTTCGGTTGAGATTAACGAGCTTTTAAAGAAATTTAAAAACGATATACAACAGTGGTGCGATGAAGTATATCAGACGTACGTTAAAGAAAAGAACATCGACGGCAAGGTATCAAAAGGCAACTTTACTTTTTATAACTTCAATCGCACGGTTAAAATTGAAGTTAATGTAAACGAACGTATTGAATTCGACGAATTGGGAATTCAATCGGCACGCCAGTTACTGGAAGAGTTCTTGCAAGAAAACGTGCAAACACAAGACGATGTTATTAAACAATTAATTCTCGATGCATTCAGCACACGCAATGGCCGATTAGATACAAAAAAGGTTTTGAACCTTATTCGCTATCGCAGTAAGATAAAGAACGATAAATTTTTGCGTGCTATTGATTTGCTCGAGGAAAGTATTCGCAAGCCGTCGAGTAAAACGTATTTTCGTTTGTATGTAAAAGATGAACAAGGTAAATGGAATGCTGTTGAATTA